The following are encoded together in the Acetobacter vaccinii genome:
- a CDS encoding HesA/MoeB/ThiF family protein — MEIDFSEAEIQRYSRHILLHELGGVGQMALKNASVLVVGAGGLGCPTALYLAAAGVGRIGLVDDDVVELSNLQRQVLHDTASVGQKKVLSAASRLAALNPEIRVETWDRRLDATSTHDLVSRYDLVCDGSDNFETRYAVNAACVRARKPLIVAAAQGFGGQLTGFRPGQHSGCYHCLYPQDHTAPDAPTCAQAGVLGAVTGVIGTLQATEAIKELAGIGMSLVGRLLLWDALSMRFSEMPVGADPTCAVCGNQQPDLLHHA; from the coding sequence ATGGAGATTGATTTTTCAGAGGCCGAAATTCAGCGCTATTCCCGCCACATTCTTCTGCACGAACTGGGCGGAGTAGGGCAGATGGCGCTTAAAAATGCGTCTGTTCTTGTGGTGGGGGCTGGCGGGCTTGGGTGCCCCACAGCGCTGTACCTTGCCGCAGCCGGTGTTGGCCGAATCGGGTTGGTGGATGACGATGTGGTGGAGCTTTCCAACCTGCAAAGGCAGGTGCTGCATGACACGGCGTCCGTGGGGCAGAAAAAGGTCCTGTCCGCCGCCAGCAGGTTGGCCGCCCTTAACCCAGAAATTCGAGTGGAAACATGGGACAGGCGGCTGGATGCTACATCAACCCACGACCTTGTCAGCCGTTATGACCTTGTGTGTGACGGGTCCGATAATTTTGAAACCCGCTACGCTGTCAACGCAGCCTGTGTGCGGGCGCGCAAGCCGTTGATTGTGGCGGCGGCACAGGGGTTTGGCGGCCAGCTTACGGGGTTCCGGCCTGGGCAGCATTCTGGCTGTTATCACTGCCTTTACCCGCAGGACCACACAGCGCCCGATGCCCCAACCTGCGCGCAGGCGGGCGTATTGGGGGCTGTTACTGGGGTGATAGGGACTTTGCAGGCCACAGAAGCCATTAAAGAACTGGCAGGCATTGGTATGTCGCTTGTTGGGCGACTGTTGTTGTGGGACGCGCTGAGTATGCGTTTTTCTGAAATGCCCGTGGGGGCCGACCCTACCTGCGCTGTCTGTGGCAACCAGCAGCCGGACCTGCTCCACCATGCATGA
- a CDS encoding DUF2939 domain-containing protein, whose translation MATTTRFGLMARTASLPRRQTARRVCVCSGLLALGLYLASPFVTLAFMAVDLRDHDMAALGQLINWRALDNSIKRQALTGLHLAAAPPADELPEFGSSFASTAVSNAVDTAVTNANLGTLVDMALPEQHERAHQPAPSLAALVGNAAVHFARLDHFTLEVPLPGHERETPLRIDMHIQGWRWKITNVELPVARAPVMQAHAGFSHPA comes from the coding sequence ATGGCAACCACAACCCGCTTCGGGCTTATGGCCCGAACAGCCAGTCTGCCCCGGCGCCAGACCGCGCGCCGGGTGTGTGTCTGCTCCGGCCTGCTGGCTCTGGGGCTTTATCTGGCCTCTCCCTTTGTCACGCTTGCCTTTATGGCGGTCGATCTGCGCGACCACGACATGGCCGCACTGGGCCAGCTTATAAACTGGCGCGCGCTGGATAACTCCATCAAGAGACAGGCACTGACCGGGCTGCACCTTGCTGCTGCCCCACCTGCGGACGAACTGCCTGAGTTTGGCTCATCCTTTGCCAGCACAGCGGTGTCCAACGCAGTGGATACCGCTGTGACCAACGCCAACCTTGGCACGCTGGTCGATATGGCCTTGCCTGAACAGCATGAACGCGCACACCAGCCTGCCCCGTCGCTTGCGGCGCTGGTGGGCAATGCGGCCGTCCATTTTGCACGGCTTGACCATTTTACGTTGGAAGTGCCCCTGCCAGGGCATGAGCGGGAAACACCCCTGCGTATTGACATGCACATTCAGGGCTGGCGCTGGAAAATCACCAATGTCGAACTGCCCGTAGCCCGGGCTCCTGTCATGCAAGCCCATGCAGGTTTTAGCCACCCGGCCTAA
- a CDS encoding DUF3126 family protein codes for MSGHMSPSEIARLQAALRRLLDAKGLTVNPAPRAGMSVELAVNGEVIGTVHRDDEDGDVSYAINMVVLEEDLPPAQ; via the coding sequence ATGAGCGGTCACATGTCCCCGTCGGAAATCGCCCGTTTGCAGGCGGCACTGCGCCGTCTGCTTGACGCCAAGGGCCTGACGGTCAACCCCGCGCCCCGCGCTGGCATGTCGGTTGAACTGGCAGTCAACGGCGAGGTGATTGGCACCGTGCATCGTGATGATGAAGATGGGGACGTCAGCTACGCCATCAACATGGTGGTGCTGGAAGAAGACCTGCCCCCCGCGCAGTAA